Proteins from a single region of Geothrix sp. PMB-07:
- the mfd gene encoding transcription-repair coupling factor — MNDTGHDLRDLLRSAEAPFEGLGAPGAKLRWMSPSALALVLARWAGKDGRVQSLWVDAPSEAEARSLAQDLQALLPGTGVAFFPGYTAYAGGESSPPGMVLRERLSALVGLLERRVQILVTGPLSACERLPHPTWFQKQKLELRKGAEVPRELLLETLVALGYRRTEMASAPGEFSSRGMVVDLWPDHLDQPLRLETFGDELERLSPFDPDSQRRTGESLEALTLYPRFEGDRGNGEALLAAVESRAHLTQEPEDDLAFRRARLATHGHFPGEELFHPLLSQPKGQLTHWMPPCLRVRLDGDWEEALRDAERARIEEGLAMLRRGGVVCPDFEDRFLPADPSRPTLLLTEWQSEATVPLAARPVREFQGRLQELADHLQDLALTSHRVFLAGSTPGMRDRFQEFIREYELPQAYGTEIGCRTLHLSLSAGFHLKEPGLVVFTEREVFGRKAIQAAPKKSRSSAFLSDLRDLKPGDRVVHMDHGIGEFVGFSILTVGGEEQEVLQLRYADGGQLNVSLERADLMQRYSGAEGHLPPLDKLGGASWAKVKRKAKKAIRDMADELLKLYAQRKLEKGHAYPPDGPDMAAFDASFPFTPTPDQIEAIEAVKADLESPRPMDRLLVGDVGFGKTEVAMRAAAKVALEGRQVAVLCPTTILCFQHHRTFKERFSGFPIRIEMMNRFVDAADQKRILQELADGKVEIVVGTHQMLGAKVKFADLGLVIIDEEQRFGVGHKEKLKKLRLNVDQLALSATPIPRTLHMSLTGLREISLIETPPKDRLAIETVVAPWSDELVQTAIQFELRRGGQVYLVHNRVESIVSIAARVRELVPDARVAVGHGQMTDEALEQAMLGFMEGRIDVLVATTIVENGLDVPNANTLIVHRADAFGLSQLYQLRGRVGRSDVPAYAYLLIPPKHEISEDARKRLQALEDFSELGSGFRIAAMDLELRGAGNLLGGEQSGHIHDIGFELYVKLLEETLQELQGQPSGSFDVKLDGLAPGAQLSRRWIDQASERLVAYKRVSRLRDEKELELYKLDLEDRFGRIAEDDSDTLRFFELLKIKLRAQQLAVSEVGVEKGQLKFRLSPQTPLDPAKLMAWVGQKKGAQLSPDGALRLPLLGTEAGPLLQAQRILVEWAEL; from the coding sequence ATGAATGATACGGGTCACGATCTGCGGGATCTACTGCGGTCTGCTGAAGCGCCTTTCGAGGGCCTGGGCGCTCCGGGCGCCAAGCTCCGGTGGATGTCGCCTTCGGCCCTGGCTCTGGTGCTGGCCCGCTGGGCTGGCAAGGATGGGCGGGTGCAGTCGCTCTGGGTGGATGCGCCTAGCGAGGCGGAGGCCCGCAGCCTGGCCCAGGACCTTCAGGCCCTGCTCCCGGGCACCGGGGTGGCTTTCTTTCCTGGGTACACAGCCTATGCCGGTGGGGAAAGCAGCCCTCCGGGCATGGTGCTGCGGGAGCGGCTCTCGGCCTTGGTGGGCCTATTGGAGCGGCGGGTCCAGATTCTGGTGACCGGTCCCCTCTCGGCCTGTGAGCGGCTCCCTCATCCCACCTGGTTCCAGAAACAGAAGCTGGAATTGCGCAAAGGCGCCGAGGTGCCCCGGGAGCTGCTGCTGGAAACCCTGGTGGCCCTGGGCTACCGGCGCACCGAGATGGCCTCGGCGCCGGGCGAGTTCAGCTCCCGCGGCATGGTGGTCGATCTCTGGCCCGACCACCTGGACCAGCCTCTGCGTTTGGAGACCTTCGGCGACGAACTGGAGCGCCTCAGCCCCTTTGATCCCGACAGCCAGCGCCGCACCGGCGAATCGCTGGAGGCTCTGACGCTCTATCCCCGTTTCGAGGGCGACCGCGGGAATGGGGAGGCGCTTCTGGCCGCAGTGGAATCCCGTGCCCATCTCACCCAGGAGCCCGAGGATGATCTCGCCTTCCGCCGGGCGCGGCTGGCAACCCACGGCCATTTCCCCGGGGAGGAATTGTTCCATCCGCTGCTGTCGCAGCCCAAGGGCCAGCTCACGCATTGGATGCCGCCCTGCCTCCGGGTGCGGCTGGACGGCGACTGGGAAGAGGCGCTGCGGGATGCCGAACGGGCCCGCATCGAGGAGGGGCTGGCCATGCTGCGCCGAGGCGGCGTGGTGTGTCCGGATTTTGAGGACCGCTTCCTGCCCGCCGATCCCAGCCGTCCCACGCTGCTGCTGACGGAATGGCAGAGCGAGGCCACGGTGCCCCTGGCGGCCCGGCCGGTGCGGGAGTTCCAGGGCCGCCTGCAGGAGCTGGCGGACCACCTGCAGGATCTCGCCCTCACAAGCCACCGCGTGTTCCTGGCGGGCTCCACGCCTGGCATGCGCGATCGTTTCCAGGAGTTCATCCGCGAGTACGAGCTGCCCCAGGCCTACGGCACCGAGATCGGCTGCCGGACGCTGCACCTGTCCCTGAGCGCCGGGTTCCACCTCAAAGAACCCGGTTTGGTGGTGTTCACCGAGCGCGAGGTCTTCGGACGCAAGGCCATCCAGGCCGCGCCGAAGAAATCCCGAAGTTCGGCCTTCCTCTCGGACCTGCGTGATCTCAAGCCCGGCGACCGCGTGGTGCACATGGACCATGGCATCGGTGAGTTCGTGGGTTTCTCGATCCTCACCGTGGGTGGTGAGGAGCAGGAGGTGCTGCAGCTGCGCTACGCCGATGGTGGCCAGCTGAACGTGAGTCTGGAGCGGGCCGACCTCATGCAGCGCTACAGCGGCGCCGAAGGCCACCTGCCGCCCCTGGACAAGCTGGGTGGCGCCTCCTGGGCCAAGGTCAAGCGCAAGGCCAAGAAGGCCATCCGCGACATGGCCGACGAGCTGCTGAAACTCTATGCCCAGCGTAAGCTGGAGAAGGGCCATGCCTATCCGCCTGACGGCCCTGACATGGCTGCCTTTGATGCCAGTTTCCCCTTCACGCCCACGCCGGATCAGATCGAGGCCATCGAAGCCGTCAAGGCCGATCTCGAGTCGCCGCGCCCCATGGATCGCCTGTTGGTGGGCGACGTGGGCTTCGGCAAGACGGAAGTGGCCATGCGCGCCGCGGCCAAGGTGGCCCTGGAAGGCAGGCAGGTGGCGGTGCTGTGCCCCACCACCATCCTGTGCTTCCAGCACCACCGCACCTTCAAGGAGCGTTTCTCCGGCTTTCCCATTCGCATCGAGATGATGAACCGCTTCGTGGATGCGGCCGATCAGAAGCGCATCCTCCAGGAGCTGGCGGATGGCAAGGTCGAGATCGTGGTGGGCACGCACCAGATGCTGGGCGCCAAGGTGAAGTTCGCGGACCTGGGGCTGGTGATCATCGACGAGGAGCAGCGCTTCGGCGTGGGCCACAAGGAGAAACTGAAGAAGCTCCGCCTCAACGTGGACCAGCTGGCCCTCAGCGCCACGCCGATCCCCCGCACGCTGCACATGAGCCTCACCGGCCTCAGAGAGATCAGCCTCATCGAAACGCCGCCCAAGGATCGCCTGGCCATTGAGACGGTGGTGGCGCCCTGGAGCGACGAACTGGTGCAGACCGCCATCCAGTTCGAGCTGCGGCGGGGCGGGCAGGTCTACCTGGTGCATAACCGGGTGGAGTCCATTGTCTCCATCGCGGCCCGCGTGCGCGAACTGGTGCCCGATGCCCGCGTGGCCGTGGGCCACGGCCAGATGACGGACGAGGCTCTGGAGCAGGCCATGCTGGGCTTCATGGAGGGGCGCATCGATGTGCTGGTGGCCACCACCATCGTGGAGAACGGCCTCGATGTGCCCAACGCCAACACCCTCATCGTGCACCGGGCCGACGCCTTCGGTCTCAGTCAGCTCTATCAGCTGCGCGGTCGCGTGGGCCGAAGTGACGTGCCCGCCTACGCCTACCTGCTGATCCCGCCCAAGCACGAGATCAGCGAGGATGCCCGGAAGCGCCTGCAAGCCCTGGAGGATTTCTCCGAGCTGGGCTCGGGCTTCCGCATCGCCGCCATGGACCTGGAGCTTCGGGGCGCGGGCAACCTGCTGGGCGGCGAGCAATCGGGCCACATTCACGACATCGGCTTCGAGCTGTACGTGAAGCTGCTGGAGGAGACGCTCCAGGAGCTGCAGGGCCAGCCCAGCGGCAGCTTCGACGTGAAGCTAGACGGCCTCGCGCCCGGCGCCCAGCTCAGTCGCCGCTGGATCGATCAGGCCAGCGAGCGCCTGGTGGCCTACAAGCGTGTCTCGCGGCTGCGCGACGAGAAGGAACTGGAGCTCTACAAGCTGGATCTGGAAGACCGCTTCGGCCGCATTGCGGAAGATGACTCAGACACCCTCCGCTTCTTTGAGCTGCTCAAGATCAAGCTGAGGGCGCAGCAGCTGGCCGTGTCGGAAGTGGGTGTAGAGAAGGGGCAGCTCAAATTCCGCCTGAGTCCCCAGACGCCGCTGGATCCCGCCAAGCTCATGGCCTGGGTGGGTCAGAAGAAGGGTGCCCAGCTCAGCCCCGACGGGGCCCTGCGCCTGCCCCTTCTGGGCACCGAAGCCGGGCCTCTCCTGCAGGCCCAGCGCATCCTGGTGGAGTGGGCAGAGCTATAG